From a single Fusobacterium pseudoperiodonticum genomic region:
- a CDS encoding type II secretion system protein, whose amino-acid sequence MKNRGFSLIEVIVAVAIIGILSGIVGLKLRSYIATSKDTRAVASLNSFRLAAQTYQIDNDKPLIEDSSKYDDDTEIKNALKKLEIYLDKNAKEIIDKNRITIGASRDSENGDLKYGGEVRFTFKDPDNATNSDGYYIWLVPVNPTKNFDSKGKEWTKY is encoded by the coding sequence ATGAAAAATCGTGGTTTTTCTTTGATTGAAGTAATTGTAGCAGTAGCTATAATAGGAATATTATCAGGTATTGTTGGCTTAAAATTGAGATCTTATATAGCAACTTCTAAAGATACTAGAGCTGTAGCGAGTCTTAACTCCTTTCGTTTAGCAGCTCAAACTTATCAAATAGATAATGATAAACCTCTTATTGAAGATAGTTCTAAATATGATGATGATACAGAAATAAAGAATGCTTTAAAAAAATTAGAAATATATTTAGATAAGAATGCTAAAGAAATTATAGATAAAAATAGAATAACTATAGGAGCTTCAAGAGACAGTGAAAATGGTGATTTAAAATATGGAGGAGAAGTAAGATTTACTTTTAAAGATCCTGATAATGCTACTAACAGTGATGGTTATTATATTTGGTTAGTTCCTGTAAATCCTACTAAAAATTTTGATAGCAAAGGAAAAGAATGGACAAAATATTGA
- a CDS encoding type II secretion system F family protein: MRNQKEKILFFTNELALLIKSGLTFTRAIEIILKEEKNKKFKDILKKIHKNLTMGKNIYDSFKPFENTFGSTYLYILKIGELSGNIVESLEDISKSLDFDLSQRKKLGGILIYPIVVICLTFLIVSFLLIFILPSFITIFEENQIELPLVTRILLGISRNFHYILIFIIVILTIIFIFNMYINKNKYKKIRRDKFLLNIFLFGELKKLLLASNLYHSFSILLNAGIGMVESLEIMYMNNNNYYLKDRLFDVKKAILAGNNITTSFKNLNLYNDRFSILITVGEESGYLSENFLQISKILKEDFDYKLKKLLAILEPLVILILGLIVGFVVLAIYLPILSIGDIFI, encoded by the coding sequence ATGAGAAATCAAAAAGAAAAAATTTTATTTTTCACTAATGAACTAGCTCTACTTATAAAAAGTGGTCTAACTTTTACAAGAGCTATAGAAATTATATTAAAAGAAGAGAAGAATAAAAAATTTAAAGATATCCTAAAGAAAATTCATAAAAACTTAACTATGGGTAAAAATATTTATGATAGTTTTAAGCCTTTTGAAAATACTTTTGGAAGCACCTATTTATATATTTTAAAAATTGGAGAGCTCAGTGGAAATATAGTAGAAAGCTTAGAAGATATTTCAAAATCTTTAGATTTTGATTTGAGTCAAAGGAAAAAATTAGGAGGAATTTTAATTTATCCCATAGTAGTTATCTGTTTAACTTTTTTGATAGTGAGTTTCTTACTCATCTTTATCTTGCCTAGCTTTATTACAATTTTTGAAGAAAATCAAATTGAATTACCTTTAGTTACAAGAATTTTATTAGGTATTTCAAGAAATTTTCATTATATTTTAATTTTTATAATAGTTATATTAACAATAATATTTATTTTTAATATGTATATAAACAAAAATAAATATAAAAAAATAAGAAGAGATAAATTTCTTTTAAACATATTTTTATTTGGAGAGTTAAAGAAACTATTACTTGCTTCAAACCTCTATCATTCATTTTCAATACTTTTGAATGCTGGAATAGGAATGGTAGAAAGTTTAGAAATAATGTATATGAACAATAATAACTACTATCTTAAAGATAGATTATTTGATGTTAAGAAAGCTATATTAGCAGGAAATAACATAACTACTTCCTTTAAAAACTTAAATCTTTACAATGATAGATTTTCTATTTTAATCACTGTAGGAGAAGAAAGTGGATATCTCTCAGAAAACTTTTTACAAATTTCTAAAATTTTAAAGGAAGATTTTGATTATAAGTTAAAAAAATTACTGGCTATACTAGAACCTTTAGTAATTTTAATTTTAGGACTTATAGTTGGTTTTGTAGTTTTAGCAATATATCTACCAATATTATCAATAGGAGATATATTTATATAA